Proteins from a genomic interval of Desulfurobacterium sp. TC5-1:
- the queA gene encoding tRNA preQ1(34) S-adenosylmethionine ribosyltransferase-isomerase QueA → MKVSLFDYELPEHLIAKFPVEPRDSAKLLVLNRKTGEIEHKIFRDIENYLKPEDVLVINNTKVIPARLLGKFPTGGKVEIFLTRQIEKDVWEAIGKPGRRLKPGKKVIFDDEISCEILKIEDEGKRIIRFHSKKPTLEKIYEIGHVPLPPYIEREDTEKDREEYQTIFAKEEGAVAAPTAGLHFTQELLKKLKDKGVIIKEVTLHVGLGTFKPVKVDEVEKHKMHYESFKIPEDTAEEVERAKREGRRVVAVGTTVVRTLESGFDEKGKAKVLEGSTNLFIYPGYNFKVVDAIITNFHLPKSTLLMLVCAFAGREKVLNAYKEAVKHGYRFYSYGDAMFIY, encoded by the coding sequence ATGAAAGTCTCCCTTTTTGATTACGAACTTCCCGAACATTTGATAGCAAAATTTCCGGTAGAACCGAGGGACAGTGCAAAACTTTTAGTGCTTAATAGGAAAACCGGAGAGATAGAACACAAAATTTTCAGAGATATCGAAAACTATCTAAAACCGGAAGATGTCCTTGTTATCAACAATACAAAAGTCATACCTGCAAGGCTTTTAGGAAAGTTCCCAACCGGCGGAAAAGTTGAAATATTTCTAACAAGACAGATAGAAAAGGATGTCTGGGAAGCAATAGGAAAGCCGGGGAGAAGATTAAAACCGGGGAAAAAAGTGATATTTGACGATGAAATATCCTGTGAAATTCTTAAAATAGAAGACGAAGGGAAAAGGATAATCCGCTTTCACTCAAAAAAACCGACACTTGAAAAAATATACGAAATTGGCCACGTTCCACTTCCCCCTTATATAGAAAGGGAGGACACGGAAAAAGATAGAGAAGAATATCAAACCATCTTCGCAAAGGAGGAAGGAGCGGTAGCAGCTCCTACAGCAGGACTTCACTTCACCCAGGAACTCCTTAAGAAATTAAAGGATAAAGGCGTCATTATTAAAGAAGTAACGCTCCATGTAGGACTCGGAACGTTCAAGCCTGTTAAGGTCGATGAAGTTGAAAAGCATAAGATGCACTACGAAAGCTTTAAAATACCTGAAGATACGGCAGAAGAAGTAGAAAGGGCAAAAAGAGAAGGGCGAAGAGTAGTAGCGGTAGGCACCACCGTTGTAAGAACACTTGAAAGTGGCTTTGACGAAAAGGGAAAGGCAAAAGTTCTTGAAGGTTCCACAAATCTTTTTATATATCCAGGTTATAATTTTAAAGTTGTAGATGCAATCATTACAAATTTTCACCTACCGAAATCTACACTTTTAATGCTTGTATGTGCATTTGCAGGCAGGGAGAAGGTGCTAAATGCTTACAAAGAGGCTGTTAAACACGGCTATCGCTTTTACAGTTATGGCGATGCCATGTTCATCTATTAG